The window GAATGATAACCTATACAGAAGACGTGAAGATCAAGCAATTAGGTGTCCATGCTGATATTATCGAGAAATATAGCGTAGTTTCTAGTCAATGTGCAGAGCAAATGGCACTTCGAGTAAAAGAAATATTTCAGACTGATATAGGTGTAGGCATTACTGGAGCAGCTGGTCCGGATGGTCATGGTGGTCAACCAGCGGGTACAATTTGGATTGGAATCGCATTAGGTGATATTAAGCCGGTAACGTATAAACTTAATCTATCAGGTTTACGAAACACGAATAGAATTAGGGCAGTGAAATTTACGATCTATTATTTGATACGTTTACTGCGAGAACAAAAATTAGCAGGAATTTAATTTTGATTAACAAAAACGGCCCAAAATTTAATTTTGAGTCGTTTTTCACGCCCAAAATTAAATAGATGCAAAAAATAAACGAATGAACGTTCGCTTTTTTCTTGTAAATTTCTCAAAGACCGAGTATAGTAAGAATAGAAATAAAAAACATCATCATTTCTTTTGAGGAGGAAATATAATTGGCTAATAATGATCGTAAAGCAGCTTTAGATATGGCGTTAAAACAAATAGAGAAACAATTTGGTAAAGGTTCAGTTATGAAACTAGGTGAAAAAACAAATCTTGAAATTTCTACTTCTTCTAGTGGTTCTTTAGCATTGGATGCAGCACTAGGAATAGGCGGATATCCAAGAGGACGTATTATTGAAATATATGGTCCAGAGAGTTCGGGTAAAACAACCGTTGCTCTACATGCCATTGCAGAAATACAAAAAACTGGTGGTCAAGCAGCCTTTATTGATGCTGAGCATGCATTAGATCCAGTCTATGCACAAAAACTTGGTGTAAATATTGATGAATTACTTTTATCTCAACCGGATACAGGGGAGCAAGCACTTGAAATAGCGGAAGCACTTGTACGTAGTGGCGCAATTGAGATTTTAGTAATTGACTCGGTAGCTGCTTTAGTACCAAAAGCTGAAATTGAAGGAGAGATGGGAGATTCTCATATCGGACTTCAAGCACGTTTAATGTCACAAGCATTACGTAAGCTATCGGGTGTTATTAATAAATCGAATACGATTGCAATATTCATTAACCAAATTCGTGAAAAAGTTGGAGTAATGTTCGGAAATCCAGAAGTTACACCAGGTGGTCGTGCACTTAAATTCTATAGTTCTGTCCGTTTAGAAGTAAGACGTGCAGAAGCTATTAAACAAGGTACCGATATTATGGGTAACAAAACGAAAATTAAAGTAGTGAAGAACAAAGTAGCTCCACCATTTAAAACTGCAGAAGTAGATATTATGTATGGTGAAGGTATTTCTCAAGAAGGAGAAGTAGTTGACATAGGATCAGAGTTTGACATAATTCAAAAAAGTGGTTCTTGGTATGCGTACAATGAAGAGCGCATAGGTCAAGGTAGAGAAAATGCTAAACAGTACTTAAAAGAAAATCCTTCTATTAAGGCTGAAATCACTGGTAAAATCCGTGAATCTCTTGGAATGGCAGCAAGTTCCTTAACGATTGGTGGTCATGAGATCGAAGAGGAAGAAGACGAAGAATTTGAATTATTATTAGATGAAAAATAAAATCCTGATAGTCTCTCATTCATTTGAGAGACTATTTTTTGAAAGAATGTATATGAAATATACTATGAACAATTGGGGTTCATAGTACTTTGAAAATTGATAAAGCCTGCTGATTTCCGTTTCAGGTACACGTTCCGTGGAGTGAGCGATGAATCCTCATCGGAGTTGCCACCTTTTACTACAATCAATGAAGTTAGTAGTACCCAATGAGAAGATTTAGCACAGCCCATCGCTAAGACAATAGAATTAGTTTAAATAATTGTAGTGATAATAATATTCTGTAATCGTTGTTTAATGGCGGCCACTACTATTGGTAGTGGACTACGGAGAAATAATAAGCGTTCACGCAATAAAGAAGCGAAATAGCGAACGAAATTGTATCTTCGTGAGCTTACTCTACGGATTAGAAAGTATTTTTTCTTTCATTACACAAGAATGCACTAAAACTGTTCTTAAAGTTTTAGAAGGGCGACGATCAGTCTCTCTAAAAGATCAGACGCTAATAATATAGCGAGATGTCTGTACAAAGCACTTCGATAACAACAGATACAGGTTTTACCTTAAATGCACTTGCACTTCTACATAGTTAAAATTTGAAGGGCTAATTTTAGAATCACTAGTCGAACAGTCTTAATTTTTAAAAATACACAAGTACAGGTGTTTATTTTGTCCTACTTTTCATATATTATACCTCCCTTCCTTGACAGAGTATTTCTACATCTATACAATTAAAATTGTATAATTTCTTTATTATTAAATGATTATAGGCATTACGTATATGTTTTTGTATATACGTGCCGACTGAAACTAAAAAGTATAGCAATAGGGGGTGTTCGAATGACAGAAATTATCATCTCCGCTTTGCTTGGTCTATTTGTCGGTGCCGTTGTTGGTTATATTTATCTGAAAAACGTGAACGATTCAAAAGTGACTGGTGCAAAACAATCTTCAGCAATCATCATAGATGAAGCAAAGCGAGAAGCGGAAGCGTTGAAGAAAGAAGCACTTTTAGAAGCCAAAGATGAAACTCACAAATTACGAAATGAAGCAGAATCTGACATCCGTGAACGCCGAGGCGAACTGCAAAAACAGGAAAATCGGTTATTACAAAGAGAAGAGAACCTTGATCGTAAAGATGATGCTCTAAACAAGAGAGAAGTAGGTCTTGAGCGTAAAGATGATGCTCTAACTGAAAGACAACAGCATATCGAACAGAAAGAAAACAAAGTGGATGAACTAGTTAACAAGCAACAAACTGAACTAGAAAGAATTTCTACTTTGACTCGAGAAGAAGCGAAAACAATTATTCTCCAAGAAGTAGAAAATGAGCTTGCGACGGATATTGCTGTGATGACAAAGGAATCGGAAACTAGAGCTAAAGAAGAATCCGATAAAAAGTCTCGTGAAATTTTATCCCTTGCGTTACAACGTTTTGCAGCAGATCATGTTGCTGAAACAACCGTTTCTGTTGTTAACTTGCCAAATGATGAGATGAAAGGTCGCATTATTGGCCGTGAAGGACGAAACATTCGTACACTTGAGACGTTAACTGGTATTGATTTAATTATCGATGATACGCCAGAAGCTGTAATTCTTTCAGGCTTTGATCCAATTCGAAGAGAAACAGCCCGTTTAGCACTTGAAAAACTGGTACAGGATGGACGAATTCATCCTGCACGAATTGAAGAAATGGTAGAAAAGTCTAGAAGAGAAGTAGATGAACAAATTCGCGAAATTGGTGAACAAACTACATTCGATATTGGTGTTCATAATTTACATCCAGATCTTATGAAAATTCTAGGTAGACTCCGTTATCGTACAAGCTATGGTCAAAATGTGTTAAAACACTCAACAGAAGTTGCCTATTTAGCAGGGTTGTTAGCTGCAGAACTTGGTGAAGATGTAACACTTGCAAGACGTGCAGGGTTACTACATGACATTGGGAAAGCAATTGACCATGAAGTAGAAGGTAGCCATGTAGAAATTGGTGTCGAGTTAGCAACAAAATACAAAGAACATCCAGTAGTTATTAATAGTATTGCTTCCCATCACGGGGATACAGAAGCTACATCTGTTATTGCCGTATTAGTGGCAGCTGCCGATGCATTATCTGCAGCAAGACCAGGTGCGAGAAGTGAAACATTAGAAAACTACATTCGTCGTTTGGAAAAACTTGAGGAAATTTCTGAGTCCTATGAAGGTGTAGAAAAATCTTTTGCTATTCAAGCAGGTCGAGAAATTCGCATAATGGTTCGTCCAGATCAAATTGATGACCTAACAGCTCATCGTTTGGCGAGAGATATCCGTAAACGAATCGAAGAAGAATTAGATTATCCTGGTCATATTAAAGTGACTGTTATAAGAGAAACTAGAGCTGTAGAATACGCTAAATAGCATACAGTAATGGTGTTCTAATGTTTCATAAGTTAGTATTAACAAAAAGGCTTCGAATTGAAGCCTTTTTTTCGTGAAAGGAATGAAATAGTAATGAGAATATTATTTATAGGTGATATCGTTGGATCAATGGGTCGCGATACGTTAGAAGATTATTTACCAAGACTAAAAAGAAAATATGATGTGGATGTAGTTATTGCAAATGGGGAGAATGCAGCTGCAGGTCGTGGGATTACGAAAAGTATTTTTCAGTCATTGCTCCATATGGGGGTAGACGTAGTAACAATGGGTAACCATACTTGGGATCAAAAAGAAATTATGGACTTTATTGATGACACGGACTATTTAATCCGCCCTGCCAACTTTTCAGAGGATGCTCCTGGTAAAGGAATGACTTCCATCTCCAAAAATGGTCATACCATTTCAGTGATCAATATGCATGGTCGCACATTTTTACCACCACACGATGATCCATTTAAAATGGCTACGGAAATGGTTGAAGAAGCCAAAAAATTATCACCTATAGTCTTTGTAGACTTTCATGCAGAAGCTACAAGTGAAAAGATTGCATTTGGTTGGCATCTAGATGGAAAGGCCTCTGTCGTAGTTGGAACACATACACATGTTCAAACGGCAGATTCTCGTATATTACCAGGAGGAACAGCTTATATCACAGACGTTGGTATGACAGGTCCGTACGATGGTGTTCTAGGCATGAAAAAAGAAGATGTACTCTACCGTTTCCAAACAAATATGCCAGCTCGTTTTGAAGTACCTAAGATTGGACGTTCTGTACTTAGCGGTTTCTTCGTGGAAGTGGACAATACCACTGGGAAAGCAATACACCAAGAACGAATTTATATAAACGAGGATTACCCGTTTAAAGGCTAAAAAGTCTAAAAGATTACTCCTGCGCATACGTTAGGTTATGGACCAGAAGCAAGTTCATAATATAGCGACAAAAGGAGAAATGATAGTGGATTCTTTAAAAGTATCTTCCCGTTCAAACCCAAATTCAGTTGCTGGGGCATTAGTTGCAGTAATTAGAGAACAAGGGTATGCAGAAATGCAAGCAGTAGGAGCAGGAGCATTAAATCAGGCTATCAAAGCGATAGCGATTGCCAGAGGATTTGTTGCCCCAAGTGGAACAGATCTAACTTGTTCTCCAGCTTTCACCGATATTGTCATATCTGGTGAAGATCGAACAGCTTTAAAGTTACTTGTTGAAAAAAAGGCAAAATAGACAGGGGGTCGCTACTTTTATAGTAGCGACCTCTCTTTTTAAAGAAAGTAAATTACTGCCGATTTCCGCAAGGTGATCGATGAAACATCACCGCTACTTACGCGTCGCTTGTGATGTTTCATCTGACTCACTCATTGCGCCAGAGTCGCCGCTCTCCGCGGATATCAAAGAAGTGAGTAGTACCTGTGAGTTAGATTAGACAGCCTAGCAAAAATTAACCGGTAATAATATAGCTACAAGTCTGTCCAAAGCAACTCGGAAAGGATAGAACCAGGTGTTGACCTTTAGAACTCACTCATATTTTTCTTAGATGGTAATATTTTCATTTTATAATTTTTAAGAATAATTTGTGACGATACGTTTCCGTCAAAGGTCTGAATTTCAATAAAAATACGGGGAATACATAGTGATAAACGCTACTTCATGATAAACTAATGAAGGAAATTAGCATTTAATCGAATAGTAAGGAGATGTTTATATGTTGCAACAGCTTTCTTGGAAAGTAGGAGGGCAGCAAGGAGAGGGTATTGAAAGTACAGGAGAAATATTCTCTATGGCGATGAACCGCCTAGGATACTATCTATACGGATACCGTCATTTCTCTTCTCGAATTAAAGGTGGCCATACAAACAATAAAATCTGTGTACGTCCAACGCAAGTTCGTACAATTCCAGATGATTTAGATATTTTAGTAGCATTTGATCAAGAAACAATTGATGTCAATTACAAAGAGTTAACTGAAAAGAGTATTATTCTGGCAGACGCAAAATTCTCACCAGTAGAACCTGAAGAATGTAAAGCGCCTATGTATATTGTCCCTTTCACAGAGATAGCTGCAGAGCTTGGAACATCTCTTATGAAAAATATGGTTGCAATTGGTGCAAGTGCCGCATTACTTAACTTGGATAAAGCTGTATTCCAAGGTGTGGTAGATGAAATTTTCGGGAAAAAAGGACAAGAAGTAGTAGAAAAAAATATGCAAGCTATTCAACAAGGCTTCGATACAATGGCTGAACAGCTAGGAGATCGTCTAGGAGAGTGGGAAATAGCTCCGGCCGACGGAAAACACCGTATGTTTATGATAGGAAATGATGCAATTGCACTTGGCGCATTAACAGCGGGTGTTCGTTTTATGGCAGCTTATCCAATCACTCCAGCTTCCGAAATAATGGAGTATATGATTAAAAAGCTACCACTATTTGGTGGAGCAGTTATTCAAACAGAGGATGAAATTGCCGCTGCTACAATGGCAATAGGTTCAAACTATGGTGGAGTTCGTGCGTTTACTGCATCAGCAGGTCCGGGACTTTCACTTATGATGGAAGCAATCGGTCTTTCTGGTATGACCGAACAACCGCTTGTGATTGTAGATACACAGCGTGGAGGACCTTCAACAGGACTTCCGACGAAGCAGGAGCAATCCGATTTAATGCAAATGATTTATGGTACTCATGGAGAAATTCCAAAAGTTGTTATTGCACCGAGTACTGGGGAAGAAGCATTCTACGATACAATTCAAGCCTTCAATATTGCAGAGGAATTGCAGCTTCCTGTAATTATCTTATCGGATTTACAATTGTCACTTGGTAAACAAACAGTGGAGCCATTTGATTATTCTAAGGTTGAAATCCGTCGTGGAAAATTAGTAGAAAATGAAGAAATTCCTGTAGCTGAAGATAAATCGTACTTCAAGCGTTATGAACTAACGGAAGATGGGGTTTCCCCACGTGTTCTACCAGGAACCGAGCACGCTATTCACCATGTAACTGGAGTAGAGCATGATGAAACAGGTAAGCCATCTGAAGCGTCTACAAATCGTAAAGCTCAAATGGATAAACGATTAGGGAAGCTGAAGCATATTAACTTTAAAGAGCCAGTATATGTGAACGCACCATACGAAGAAGCGGATATACTATTTGTTGGCTTCAATTCTACTAGAGGAGTGCTAGAAGAATTACAGCAAACACTTATTGAAAGTGATGTTAAAGTAAACCATGCACATATTCGTTTAATCCATCCATTCCCTGTAGAGGAAATGCTACCACTAGTTGCGAAAGCGAAAAAAGTAGTAGTAGTCGAAAATAACGCAACAGGCCAATTAGCAAGTATCATTAAAATGAATGTTGGCGGTCATGATAAATTGGTCAGTGTTACGAAATATGACGGCACACCATTTTTACCATTACAGCTTGCAAAACAAGTAAAGGAGTTGCTAACAGATGGTAACATTTAAAGATTTTCGTAATAACGTAAAACCTAACTGGTGTCCAGGTTGTGGTGACTTCTCAGTGCAGGCGGCTATTCAACGTGCTGCAGCAAATGTTGGCATTCAACCACATGATTTAGCAGTAATTTCTGGTATCGGCTGTTCTGGACGAATTTCTGGTTACATTCATTCATATGGTTTTCATGGTATTCACGGTCGTGCACTTCCAATAGCTCAAGGATTGAAAATGGCAAACAAAGATTTACACGTTATCGCTTCTGGCGGTGATGGTGATGGATTTGCAATAGGGATGGGTCATACTATACATTCTATACGTCGTAATATTGATATAACATATGTTGTTATGGACAACCAAATCTACGGATTAACAAAAGGTCAAACGTCCCCACGATCAGCAGAGGGCTTTAAAACGAAGTCAACTCCTGGTGGAGCAATTGAACCTTCTGTTCAACCATTAGAACTGGCTCTTACATCTGGCGCAACATTTGTAGCACAAGGATTTTCTTCTGATATTAAAGAGCTAACTGCTATTATCGAAGCAGGGATCAATCATAAAGGCTTCTCGTTCATCAATGTGTTTAGCCCGTGTGTAACATACAATAAAGTAAATACGTATGATTGGTTTAAGGAACATCTTACAAAGCTTTCTAATATTGAAGGATATGACTCTACAAACAGAGAAGAAGCTATGAAAGTAGTAATGGAAAGAGAAGGACTTGTAACAGGTATCATTTATCAAGATGAAAATGCACCATCCTACCAAGAACAAGTTCCTGGTTACGCACCTACACCACTAGTCGATCAAAATTTGAAGATGAGTGAACAGGAATTCAATGCATTACTTCAAGACTTTATGTGATTAATATTTAGCTCATGAATTTTAACGTTCATGAGCTTTTTTATTATTTGGAAATAATAAAGTTACAAAATTATTTTGATTTCCGTTTCAGTCGGACACTTTCCGCGGGCGATGCCGAGCCCCCTCAGGCAAATATGATATAAATAATGAAGGCTTTATGTATGTGATGTTGTTAGTCTACGTAACCTTATTTACTCCCAGGGGGTCTTGACTTTCAAGCCGGAGTCGCTGCCCTTTATGTGAAAAACATATATGCAGGATCTATATCTAGTTTTAGATTGGCAACGCACATCCGTTTAGACGATCCCACAATGGAGGGATATTTTGTATTGAAAAATATTTACGTGTTTTTTGATTGAATACTCGTGCCGTCCTTAAGAATTCCCAATAACAAATAAAAATTTGAACATAATTTGTCTAATTAAGAAATTTTAAGCTGAATGCCTTGTAGGAACAGAGAACTATTCAGTATAATAGGAGGGATATTCGTACTTTTCACGAATGAAGGAAAGGAGAGTTCTTATGAACGAGGAATCACGTTTACAAAGTACTCAAGTGAAGGAAGCTAGCTCTTTGGATAAAAAATCCGAAAAGGATTATAGTAAATATTTTCAAGCAGTCTATACTCCGCCATCATTAAAAGATGCGAAAAAACGTGGCAAAGAAGAGGTAGAATACCATAACGACTTTGCTATTGCAGAGCAATTTAAAGGCATGGGTCAAAATAGAAAATTTTATATCCGCACATATGGCTGTCAAATGAACGAGCATGATACAGAAGTAATGGCAGGTATCTTCATGCAACTAGGATATGAACCTACGGATACTGTAGATGATGCAAATGTTGTTTTACTTAATACTTGTGCCATTCGTGAAAATGCAGAAAACAAAGTATTTGGTGAGCTTGGTCATTTTAAGCATTTAAAACAAAAGAATCCAGATGTCTTGATCGGTGTCTGTGGATGTATGTCGCAGGAAGAATCAGTTGTCAACAAAATATTAAAAACTTACAATCAAGTAGATATGATTTTTGGTACACATAATATTCACCGTCTTCCTAACATACTAAACGAAGCATACCTTTCAAAAGAAATGGTCGTGGAAGTTTGGTCTAAAGAAGGAGACGTTATAGAAAATTTACCGCGTGTACGTAAAGGTTCGATTAAAGCATGGGTTAACATTATGTATGGCTGTGATAAATTCTGTACATATTGTATCGTTCCATATACACGTGGAAAAGAGCGTAGTCGTCGCCCGGAAGATATTATTCAAGAAATTAGACATCTTGCTGCGCAGGGATACAAAGAAGTAACATTGCTTGGTCAAAACGTAAATGCATACGGAAAAGACTTTGAAGATCTAGATTATCGCTTTGGTGATTTAATGGATGACCTTCGGAAGATTGACGTAGCTCGCATACGTTTCATGACTAGTCATCCTAGGGACTTTGATGACCATTTAATCGAAGTGCTTGCAAAAGGCGGAAATTTAGTAGATCATATTCATCTTCCAGTACAATCTGGATCATCTGATATACTTAAAATAATGGCTCGTAAATACACAAGAGAGCATTATTTAGAGCTAGTTAGTAAAATAAAAGCAGCTATCCCAAATGTATCATTAACAACAGACATAATTGTTGGGTTCCCAAATGAAACAGACGAACAATTTGAGGAAACAATGTCACTATATAAAGAAGTCGGTTTTGAAATTGCCTATACGTATATTTACTCTCCACGCGAAGGTACACCTGCTGCTAAAATGGTAGATAACGTACCGATGGAAGTGAAAAAGGAAAGACTTCAGCGTTTAAATAAGCTTGTAAATGATATGTCGGCTGAAGCTATGAAAAAACATGCTGGACAAATTGTGGAAGTTTTAGTAGAAGGTGAAAGTAAAAACAACCCTGATGTACTTGCAGGCTACACAAGTAAAAGTAAACTAGTTAATTTCGTGGGTCCTAAAGATATTATCGGCCAACTAGTTAAAGTAAAAGTAACAGAAGCAAAAACATGGTCACTTACTGGGGAACTAGTAAATGAAACAATAGAGCAAAAGGTGGGAGTATAATGTCTACTACAAAATATACTAGAGACGATATTATTGAAAAAGCAAAAGAAATTGCAACAATGATTGCAAATACTGAGGAAGTTGAATTCTTCAAACGTGCAGAAGAGCAAATCAATGAAAATACAAAGGTACGTGAAAAAATAGCGAGTCTTAAAAGCTTACAAAAACAAGCAGTCAACTTTCAGCATTTAGGAAAAGAAAAGGCACTTACACTAATTGAAGGTAAGATTTCAGCAATCGAAGAAGAAATTGATAGCCTGCCGATTGTACAACAATTCAAACAATCTCAAGGTGACGTAAATAGTCTGCTACAATTAGTTGCAAATTCAATTTCTAATAACGTAACAAACCAAATTATTGAAGCAACAGATGGTGATTTATTAAGAGGTGAAACCGGCTCTAAGGTAAAAAACACAACATACGATAGTTGTTCATAATTAGAAAATCCAATAAGGCATACATTTGATCCTAACACGATTAAATGTATGCTTTTTTTTGAAACCACTTTACCCTCTATAAAATACCGAAAATACTAAATAGGTTGACAATTAAATAAATTTATATGTTAATATTAATAAGTGCAAGGGGATTATATATAAAAAGGGAGGAAATGGAATGAGGAAAAGACAGTTAAAGTTTTTGAGTATACTAAGCGTTTTAGTATTATTGATACTTGCAGCTTGTGGTTCAACAGATGGGGATTCTTCTGACAGTGGTTCAGAAGGCGATTCAGGTAAAACAAAAGATGATTATAAATTTTTAAGTATGTTAACTGGTGGAACGCAAGGTACTTACTATCCACTAGGTGGAACTTTTGCAGAATTAATCACTACGGAAACAGGTGTTAAAACTACTGCAGAGGTATCTCAAGCATCTGCAGCTAATATGACAGCATTACAAGAAGGTGAAGGTAATATAGCTTTCGTTCAAACGGATATTGCTTACTATGGTACTGAAGGAATAATGATGTTTGAAGGTAAGAAAACAGATGCGGTTTCAGCATTAGGTGCGTTATATCCAGAAACAGTTCAATTAGTTACATTAGCGGATTCTGGAATTACTTCATTTGAAGATTTAAAGGGGAAAAAGGTTTCTGTTGGTGCACCAGGGTCTGGTACCTATGCGAATGCAGAGCAATTGCTTGAAATCCATGGCTTATCAATGGACGATATTGAAGCACAAAATTTAGATTTCGGTGAGTCAACAGATGGTATTCAATCTGGACAAATCGATGCAGCATTTATTACAGCTGGTTATCCAACTGGTGCTGTGGAAGCACTAAATGCTACAAACAAAGTTTCTATCATTCCAGTAAGTGATGAAAAAGCAGACGAATTAATCGAAAAATATCCATATTACGCGAAGGATACAATTCCATCTGGTACTTACGGTTTAACAGAAGAAACTCCAACAGTCTCTGTACTAGCTATGCTAGCAGTAAACAAAGAGCTTCCAGAAGACCTAGTATATGAAATGACAAAAGCAATCTATGGAAATACTGATAAAATCAGTCATGCAAAAGGTGAGTTTATCAAAGCCGAAACTGCTTTAGATGGTATCGGAATTGAAATTCACCCAGGAGCACAAAAATATTTCGATGAAGTCAATAAATAATCTAACAGTTATAAGGGGCTCTGTTGCGAATTGCTTCGAGTCCCTTTTTGTTAACAAAAGTGAGGTTTAACAACTTCATGAAAAAAATAATCGGATTGGTTTTGATTTTTCTTTTAATTATTTTTTGTTTAATCCCTGTCTTTCCGGCGTTTACTTTTACGGAGACTAGAACGGAGCATCCAACTATTCACTATATTTCAATAGAGAAACAGAATAGCTTTCAAATTATTTTCACACATACTATTCACCTTACAGATGTGATAGAAAGCTATAAAGTACTAGAGTCGAATGAAATTCAGTTGGTATCCATGCAATATAGTGATGTTTCAATTGGAATGCCTGGTTATGCCGAGAAAGGTCAAACATTGACTTATGAGAATGGTGTATACACGCTCAAATACGATGAAGCAGTTTTGAACGATTTTATTTTACATATTGGAGATGTAGACAAAAAATTAGATTTTATTTACAACGAGAAACATTTCAATTTAAAAGAAGAGCTCGAAAGAGGTAAGTCGTACGAATTTAAAGTAAAGAAAATCTCGTTGTTTGAAAAAGTGAAAGGAGTCAAATTGAATGGCAGATAAGAAAAATCAAAATATACAAGACAATCAGTTTGAAGAGCTGTCTTTGGAAGAACAACAAGAAATTTTAGAGAAATATGATCTGGAGTCGAATACTCGTACTTTAGATGGTGTGCTTAAATACATTATCTATTTTGGTTTAATGGCATTTTCCTTATTTCAACTTTATACAGCCATTTACGGTCAATTTCCTGCTCAAATTCAACGAACTGTCCATTTAGGATTTGGTTTAGTTTTTATCTTTTTACTATTTCCAGCACGAAGAAAATTTTCTAAGTCGAAAATAGCATGGTATGATTTCATATTAACAGCTGGTGCTTTGTTAATCGGAAGCTATTGGACGATAAACTATACTCGTTTAGTACAAAGTTTAGGTTCCTTAGAGACTATGGACTTCATAGTAGGTTTACTAGCGGTGTTACTTGTCTTAGAGGCATCTAGAAGAGCAGTTGGTTTGCCTATTACAATAATCGCCGCAATCTTTTTGGTATATGCATACTTTGGAGAATATTTCCCTGCATTTATGGCTCATAGAGGTCAAAGTGTCGATAATATTGTCAATTTAATGTTCTACACAACTGATGGTATTTTAGGAACACCTCTTGCTGTTTCATCTACCTATATTTTTGCATTTTTGCTTTTTGGTGCATTTTTAGTAAAAACAGGAGTAGGTC is drawn from Psychrobacillus sp. INOP01 and contains these coding sequences:
- the miaB gene encoding tRNA (N6-isopentenyl adenosine(37)-C2)-methylthiotransferase MiaB, coding for MNEESRLQSTQVKEASSLDKKSEKDYSKYFQAVYTPPSLKDAKKRGKEEVEYHNDFAIAEQFKGMGQNRKFYIRTYGCQMNEHDTEVMAGIFMQLGYEPTDTVDDANVVLLNTCAIRENAENKVFGELGHFKHLKQKNPDVLIGVCGCMSQEESVVNKILKTYNQVDMIFGTHNIHRLPNILNEAYLSKEMVVEVWSKEGDVIENLPRVRKGSIKAWVNIMYGCDKFCTYCIVPYTRGKERSRRPEDIIQEIRHLAAQGYKEVTLLGQNVNAYGKDFEDLDYRFGDLMDDLRKIDVARIRFMTSHPRDFDDHLIEVLAKGGNLVDHIHLPVQSGSSDILKIMARKYTREHYLELVSKIKAAIPNVSLTTDIIVGFPNETDEQFEETMSLYKEVGFEIAYTYIYSPREGTPAAKMVDNVPMEVKKERLQRLNKLVNDMSAEAMKKHAGQIVEVLVEGESKNNPDVLAGYTSKSKLVNFVGPKDIIGQLVKVKVTEAKTWSLTGELVNETIEQKVGV
- a CDS encoding RicAFT regulatory complex protein RicA family protein, with the translated sequence MSTTKYTRDDIIEKAKEIATMIANTEEVEFFKRAEEQINENTKVREKIASLKSLQKQAVNFQHLGKEKALTLIEGKISAIEEEIDSLPIVQQFKQSQGDVNSLLQLVANSISNNVTNQIIEATDGDLLRGETGSKVKNTTYDSCS
- a CDS encoding TAXI family TRAP transporter solute-binding subunit, whose product is MRKRQLKFLSILSVLVLLILAACGSTDGDSSDSGSEGDSGKTKDDYKFLSMLTGGTQGTYYPLGGTFAELITTETGVKTTAEVSQASAANMTALQEGEGNIAFVQTDIAYYGTEGIMMFEGKKTDAVSALGALYPETVQLVTLADSGITSFEDLKGKKVSVGAPGSGTYANAEQLLEIHGLSMDDIEAQNLDFGESTDGIQSGQIDAAFITAGYPTGAVEALNATNKVSIIPVSDEKADELIEKYPYYAKDTIPSGTYGLTEETPTVSVLAMLAVNKELPEDLVYEMTKAIYGNTDKISHAKGEFIKAETALDGIGIEIHPGAQKYFDEVNK
- a CDS encoding DUF1850 domain-containing protein, which codes for MKKIIGLVLIFLLIIFCLIPVFPAFTFTETRTEHPTIHYISIEKQNSFQIIFTHTIHLTDVIESYKVLESNEIQLVSMQYSDVSIGMPGYAEKGQTLTYENGVYTLKYDEAVLNDFILHIGDVDKKLDFIYNEKHFNLKEELERGKSYEFKVKKISLFEKVKGVKLNGR